A genomic region of Kribbella sp. NBC_00382 contains the following coding sequences:
- a CDS encoding NAD-dependent epimerase/dehydratase family protein, whose protein sequence is MKILLTGGAGFIGRHVHAQLLADGHEVRILDSLRPDVHQSRPSIDGLIVGDIRDAAAVSAALHGVDAVVHLAAKVGLGVDLNDMDDYVSTNSLGTAVLLRAMGQHQVRRLVYASSMVVYGEGHYECDRHGTVAPGPRRIEDLESGLFEPPCPVCSEPLRPGLVSEDAPTDPRNTYAATKLNGEHLAATWSRETGSQATALRFHNVYGLGMPRNTPYAGVAAIFRSMLERGEAPRVFEDGAQRRDFIHVTDIATAVAAATAASSDSSDFTAYNVGSGTVRTIGDLAAELARAYGGPAPVVTGAYRLGDVRHITASSERLRNNLHWKPDYDLRTGLADLLRHQ, encoded by the coding sequence GTGAAGATCCTGCTGACGGGCGGCGCCGGTTTCATCGGGCGACACGTCCACGCCCAGTTACTTGCCGACGGCCACGAGGTGCGGATCCTCGATTCCCTGCGCCCCGATGTGCACCAGTCGCGGCCTTCCATCGACGGCCTGATCGTCGGCGACATCCGCGATGCCGCCGCTGTCTCTGCAGCCCTACATGGCGTGGATGCAGTCGTACACCTCGCAGCGAAGGTCGGCCTCGGCGTCGACCTCAACGACATGGACGACTACGTCAGTACCAACAGCCTCGGTACCGCCGTACTGCTCCGCGCGATGGGCCAGCACCAGGTGCGACGACTCGTCTACGCCAGCTCAATGGTCGTCTACGGCGAAGGCCACTACGAATGCGACCGCCACGGCACCGTGGCCCCCGGCCCGCGCCGGATCGAGGACCTCGAATCCGGCCTCTTCGAACCCCCGTGCCCCGTCTGCTCCGAGCCCCTGCGACCGGGCTTGGTCAGCGAGGACGCCCCGACCGACCCTCGCAACACCTACGCCGCCACCAAACTCAACGGCGAACACCTAGCCGCCACCTGGTCCCGCGAAACCGGCAGCCAGGCGACCGCCCTCCGCTTCCACAACGTCTACGGCCTCGGCATGCCCCGCAACACCCCGTACGCCGGCGTCGCAGCCATCTTCCGCTCCATGCTCGAACGCGGCGAAGCTCCGCGCGTCTTCGAAGACGGTGCCCAACGCCGAGACTTCATCCACGTCACCGACATCGCCACCGCGGTTGCCGCCGCGACCGCGGCTTCGTCCGACAGCTCGGACTTCACCGCCTACAACGTGGGCAGCGGTACGGTCCGCACCATCGGCGACCTGGCGGCCGAACTGGCCCGCGCGTATGGCGGCCCGGCGCCGGTGGTCACCGGCGCCTACCGCCTAGGCGACGTCCGCCACATCACCGCATCATCAGAACGCCTACGCAACAACCTCCACTGGAAACCCGACTACGACTTACGCACAGGCCTAGCGGACCTCCTGCGTCACCAGTAG
- a CDS encoding RNA polymerase subunit sigma-70 — protein MNREDRSLMTIVAEETFAEQAEQFRHELRVHCYRMLGSFDDAEDMVQETFLRAWRKRTDFAGRSSFRAWLYKIATNACIDDVRRPQRVLPHQLEPACWPTGEAIARTDLPWLQPFPDVLLDRAEEPDAAAVRRETIELAFLIAIQHLPARQRAVLILRDVLGWSAKETADLLDSSVASVNSALQRARPVLREHLPARRTEWAPTGDPSAEEQALLQKYMDAWERADSAGIAQLMHEDIRITMPPYPFWFEGRVDAERIMAANLDPDGNTNRGDWRFLVIKVNRQPALAAYLKVPGDDRYRPFGIDLFRIEHGLIAEMTAFELTDFDRLDLPDQLA, from the coding sequence ATGAACCGGGAGGACCGCAGCCTGATGACCATCGTGGCCGAGGAGACCTTCGCCGAGCAGGCGGAGCAGTTCCGGCACGAACTGCGGGTGCACTGCTACCGGATGCTCGGTTCCTTCGACGATGCCGAGGACATGGTCCAGGAGACCTTCCTCCGCGCCTGGCGCAAGCGCACCGACTTCGCAGGCCGCTCGTCCTTCCGCGCTTGGCTATACAAGATCGCGACCAACGCCTGCATCGATGACGTACGCCGCCCGCAACGCGTCCTCCCACACCAGCTCGAACCCGCCTGCTGGCCGACCGGCGAGGCCATCGCCCGCACCGACCTCCCTTGGCTGCAACCGTTCCCCGACGTCCTGCTCGACCGCGCCGAGGAGCCCGACGCGGCGGCTGTCCGGCGGGAGACGATCGAGCTGGCGTTCCTGATCGCGATTCAGCACCTTCCGGCGCGGCAGCGCGCAGTACTGATCCTCCGGGACGTACTGGGCTGGTCCGCGAAGGAGACGGCTGACCTGCTCGACTCCAGCGTGGCCTCGGTCAACAGTGCGCTGCAAAGAGCCCGGCCGGTACTACGGGAGCACCTGCCGGCCCGGCGTACCGAGTGGGCGCCCACCGGCGACCCGTCAGCGGAGGAGCAGGCGCTCCTGCAGAAGTACATGGACGCCTGGGAGCGAGCCGACTCCGCAGGCATCGCCCAGCTTATGCACGAGGACATCCGCATCACGATGCCGCCATACCCGTTCTGGTTCGAGGGCCGCGTCGACGCCGAGCGGATCATGGCCGCCAACCTCGACCCGGACGGCAACACCAACCGCGGCGACTGGCGCTTCCTGGTCATCAAAGTGAACCGGCAGCCCGCCCTGGCCGCGTACCTCAAGGTGCCCGGCGACGACCGCTACCGCCCGTTCGGCATCGACCTCTTCCGGATCGAACACGGCCTGATCGCCGAGATGACCGCCTTCGAACTCACCGACTTCGACCGCCTCGACCTACCTGATCAGCTGGCATAG
- a CDS encoding bifunctional 3'-5' exonuclease/DNA polymerase, translating to MDERWAIAPVEGGGALLVALHPDGQPAGPVLREPDLAAAVGSRPEVSRWVWRSSPEIYPRLLAAGVRVERCYDIESAELLLLGHEGRWGEPRSAAAAWARLSGKPVPADPPLRSTTPGEQSSLFEIQEEPIGFEALLRVYAEQLRRHQQAEYPERMRLLTASESSGMLVAAEMDRAGLPWSASRHRALLSELLGERFAGSGEPRRLTELAEQISEAFGRRVRPELPADVLKAFKQAGFQVTSTRKWELERIEHPAVAPILEYKTLYRIYTANGWSWLSDWVHDGRFRPGFIPGGTVSGRWVTNGGGGLQIPKVIRRAVVADPGWRLVVADASQLEPRVLAAISRDPGLMEVAGDAGDLYKAVSDKAFSGDRGMAKLAVLGSIYGQTSGDGLKNLAMLRKRFPKAVAYVDDAARAGEEGRLVRTWLGRTCPPSGSPIDEAMLEGPSEERQTDARHARARGRFTRNFVVQGSAADWALLMMAALRQSITELKAELVFFQHDEVIVHCPVDEAEEVARAIQAAGDLAGRITFGETPTRFPFTTAIVECYADAK from the coding sequence ATGGACGAGCGGTGGGCGATCGCGCCGGTTGAGGGTGGTGGGGCGCTGTTGGTTGCCCTGCATCCTGACGGGCAGCCTGCCGGTCCTGTACTACGGGAGCCGGACCTGGCCGCCGCTGTCGGGTCGCGGCCGGAGGTGAGCCGGTGGGTTTGGCGGTCGAGTCCTGAGATCTACCCGCGGCTGCTGGCGGCCGGAGTACGGGTTGAGCGGTGCTACGACATCGAGAGCGCCGAGTTGTTGCTGCTCGGGCATGAGGGGCGATGGGGTGAGCCTCGGTCCGCGGCGGCGGCTTGGGCGCGGTTGAGTGGGAAGCCGGTTCCGGCGGATCCGCCGTTGCGGTCGACGACGCCTGGCGAGCAGTCGTCGCTGTTCGAGATTCAGGAAGAGCCGATCGGGTTCGAGGCGCTGCTTCGGGTGTACGCCGAGCAACTTCGCCGGCACCAGCAAGCGGAGTACCCGGAACGGATGCGGCTGCTGACTGCCTCGGAGTCGTCGGGGATGCTGGTCGCCGCTGAGATGGATCGGGCCGGGCTGCCGTGGAGTGCCTCGCGGCATCGCGCTTTGTTGAGCGAGTTGCTCGGGGAGCGGTTTGCGGGCAGTGGGGAGCCGCGGCGGCTGACTGAGTTGGCTGAGCAGATCTCGGAGGCGTTCGGGCGGCGGGTACGGCCGGAGCTGCCTGCTGATGTGCTGAAGGCGTTCAAGCAGGCTGGGTTCCAGGTCACGTCAACTCGCAAGTGGGAGCTGGAGCGGATCGAGCATCCGGCGGTGGCGCCGATCCTGGAGTACAAGACGCTCTATCGGATCTACACGGCCAACGGGTGGTCGTGGTTGAGCGATTGGGTGCATGACGGGCGGTTCCGGCCGGGGTTCATCCCGGGTGGCACGGTGTCTGGTCGGTGGGTGACCAACGGTGGTGGTGGGCTGCAGATTCCGAAGGTGATCCGGCGCGCCGTCGTCGCCGATCCGGGATGGCGGCTGGTCGTCGCCGACGCGTCGCAGCTGGAGCCGCGGGTGCTGGCTGCGATCTCGCGTGATCCGGGGTTGATGGAGGTCGCTGGTGATGCGGGTGATCTCTACAAAGCCGTTTCGGATAAGGCGTTCTCGGGCGATCGTGGGATGGCGAAGCTTGCCGTTCTCGGGTCGATCTACGGGCAGACGTCGGGCGACGGGTTGAAGAATCTGGCGATGCTGCGGAAGCGGTTCCCGAAGGCTGTTGCCTATGTGGACGATGCGGCTCGGGCTGGGGAGGAAGGGCGGTTGGTCCGGACCTGGCTCGGGCGGACCTGCCCGCCTTCGGGGTCGCCGATCGACGAAGCGATGTTGGAGGGGCCGTCGGAGGAGCGGCAGACGGATGCGCGGCATGCTCGGGCGCGGGGGCGGTTCACGCGGAACTTCGTTGTCCAGGGTTCGGCTGCCGACTGGGCGTTGTTGATGATGGCTGCGTTGCGACAGTCCATCACTGAGCTCAAGGCTGAGCTGGTCTTCTTCCAGCACGACGAGGTGATCGTGCATTGTCCGGTCGACGAGGCCGAGGAGGTTGCTCGGGCGATTCAGGCCGCGGGCGATCTAGCGGGGCGGATCACCTTTGGTGAGACGCCGACCCGCTTTCCCTTCACCACCGCCATTGTGGAGTGCTATGCCGACGCGAAATGA
- a CDS encoding S-methyl-5'-thioadenosine phosphorylase, whose amino-acid sequence MAEIGVIGGSGFYSFLSGARTVEVSTPFGAPSEMPVVGVVEGREVAFIPRHGSDHRLPPHRVNYRANLWALRSLGVRQVLGPCAVGSLKASLTPGTMVVPDQYVDRTWGREHTVYDGVAGGGVPAAGGGVPADRAGGPVVHVSVADPYCPAGRAAVIAAGNGLVVAEGTMVVINGPRFSTRAESQWHATQGWSVVGMTGAPEASIARELALCYTSVAVVTDHDAGVAAGGGVTQAEVFEVFGRSIERLKGLLTEVIGQLPKADEDCTCRHALDGTAGEDLW is encoded by the coding sequence ATGGCGGAAATCGGTGTGATCGGTGGGTCTGGCTTCTACTCGTTCCTGTCCGGGGCGCGGACGGTCGAGGTGTCGACGCCGTTCGGGGCGCCGAGTGAGATGCCTGTGGTTGGGGTGGTGGAGGGGCGCGAGGTCGCCTTCATTCCGCGGCATGGCTCGGACCATCGGCTGCCACCTCATCGGGTCAACTATCGCGCCAACCTTTGGGCGTTGCGGTCGCTCGGTGTGCGGCAGGTGCTCGGGCCGTGCGCGGTTGGGTCGCTGAAGGCTTCGCTGACGCCGGGGACGATGGTCGTTCCAGACCAGTACGTCGACCGGACCTGGGGCCGCGAGCACACGGTGTACGACGGAGTCGCGGGCGGCGGCGTACCGGCTGCAGGTGGCGGCGTACCGGCTGATCGTGCGGGTGGGCCCGTTGTGCATGTGTCGGTGGCGGATCCGTACTGTCCGGCCGGGCGGGCTGCGGTGATTGCTGCGGGCAACGGATTGGTGGTTGCCGAGGGCACCATGGTGGTGATCAACGGGCCGCGGTTCTCCACCCGGGCCGAATCGCAATGGCACGCCACCCAAGGATGGTCCGTGGTCGGGATGACCGGCGCCCCGGAGGCGTCGATCGCGCGCGAACTGGCGCTCTGCTACACCTCAGTCGCCGTCGTCACCGACCACGATGCGGGAGTCGCGGCAGGCGGGGGCGTCACCCAGGCGGAGGTGTTCGAAGTCTTCGGCCGCAGCATCGAACGACTGAAGGGCCTCCTCACCGAGGTGATCGGCCAACTCCCCAAGGCCGACGAGGACTGCACCTGCCGGCACGCCCTGGACGGAACAGCCGGAGAGGACCTCTGGTGA